A segment of the Panicum hallii strain FIL2 chromosome 1, PHallii_v3.1, whole genome shotgun sequence genome:
TGCGGCCGGACATTTTAATGCTTGCACAGTCATCTCTAAATCCATGGCCTATACATACAAGTTATCAGATAGTATAGATATGGAGCTTAAAGGTTACCTCTTGTCTTGTTAAAGTCCTGTCTTCCCGTGCTTTCATGATAGGAAGAAGAAGTTCATGTATAAGTTCCAAACAATCCTTTGTTGGTATTGCCACATTCATAATGTAAGACAGGTACCTATGAAAGTAACAACAGTCCTATCATGTTCAACTATATTCAATAATCATCATTCAGTGTCTATAAATCATAGACCAATAGTTCACCTCAATTTTCTATATGCGTCTGAAACTCCATAGTAGTCAGCGAACTCATCTAATAGCCATTTCCATGAACCACTGATATGAAGCATTTTGCTATTGAAACTTTGAGCTCTCATTGCTGCTTCCAAGACCATGTCATATATGATAGTATCAACAGCTGGACCACCTTGCAGCATCTGTTGTAACGATATCACACAATGCCCTTTTAGAATATGATATCACATGGTATTATGACAGTTTTTTAATTGCTATACAGTAAGAAAATAATAGAAGAAGTAACCTTTTCAGAACCATAATTGTTGGAAGTCATGGATAAGTTCATACATAGCTGAATTTTTCCTACACATTCTTGATCCTCAAGATATAGAGGCCACCATCTAATGATTTCATCCTGCTATTTTCCAAATTTGTGCAAATAAAAATGATTTCAGTTACTTTTCAGTATGATCATGAAACCTTTGCACAAATGTCTCATTGAGTTTGTGTAACATACTTGAGTATCAGTAATTGAAGAAACTTGAATTTTTGCACGGCCTATGACAACCCTATTGTTGTCTTGTACTTCAACAATAATAACATCCCCCTGGCTCTCTAGATAACTGAAACACAATGTAAATATATGAGTCAAGAATATTATATAAGTAAGTTTTGTAGTACCAATGATAGAACAAATACATAAGTATATAACTGAACGATAACTAGGATACAACTTACAAGAGTTGAGATTCACCAGTCCCTGGTTTGAGATATTGTGGAGAAATGGAATCTCTCTGATGACCTCTGCAGGAGCTTTGCAATTCTAGCGTGCATGTGAACATTTCTGCATGTATGCCACTGTGTTACTAAGAATGCAAATAAACTCCGAATGGTGGTTATAGAAAAACTACAACTGTAATATTAACCTTCTGGCAAAGACGTAGATGATGTGGATGTCAACATCGTAACCTGGCTCTTCAGAACTTTAGAAATCTGTCTGACATAGTCGCTGCCAGCTTGCATATAGAGATTTCTAAAGGATGATGTTGCCCGAAGCTTTGGTCTATGAGGTACAACACGTATCTTTTTTACTGTTAACAAAATTAAGAATGTGAGTCAGTGAGTGTAACCACTTAATTTTTTTTAGGTGGTGCTTGACTAGTGTATAAATTTACAGTTCTTCCATGCCTTGGTTGTTAATAGCTTCTCAAGAATTTGTCAATGCATTGGTACAACGTAGAAGAAGTAGAGGTGGAGGAGCAATGTTTCATACTGAAAACTGAAGCTATTGCTTACGTATACCTTCAATCTCAATCTGTTTAACGAGCTTTCTTCCCTTTATGGTACAACTTCCATCCTTATCATACACTTGTTTCCCGTCAACTTGACTGCTGTGTCTGGGATGAAGCAGAAAATTTTGTATTCTGTTCATAAAAAAAGAGCTCATAAGCTGTTTGCTCAAAAGAAAACTGTGGCACAGTAATTCTAGATCACACAGAACATTAATTCATGTGTAAGCTGTTGCATACCCAAAGGCACTTCGCAGCACCATGCACTCATCCCGAAGGAATTCTGGAGCCTCCATGCAGTTTCTTGCCCATGCATTCAGACATAACCGGAAGCATGCATCATATGCAACAAATGATTGCCATGCATTTTGTACACTAACAAGAGAGACCAGTAAGAACAGTAAGTGGACAATAAGATCCGTGGATGGGTAAACTGAAAAGTCACAGGTAAAAGAAATCTCACTTAATTGTGAAGCTCGGTATCTGAGCTAATAAATTATTCTCGACATATGGCATTTGAACACCATGTTCATGAAAGTTTGAGCTGAATCGCATTTTATAACAGGCAGAGACCAAATGTCAGCTAGAATTGTTCCAAAGTGAAAATGCCATACTGCAATTTACCATCTCCGGATTGCTTTACCTCGTAGGAAGCTCATGGACATCATGTGCCAGTATATCTGCTACTGATGATAGCCCAGTCCTCTCAGGGCCTCCACTTGTTTCAGCCGTTTCTGTTTGTTCAAATCAAATTTCAGCATATCCAGCCCTTTCAGTGTAAGTAAAACACAAAATCAAACCGTGTTTCTATTACAGAGTGTTCTGGTTGTCTCACCTACTGCGTCAAACATGACCTCATCCTCGTCCCCGGCAATTGGAGGGGCACTGGGTGTCTGAAACTTCTGCTCCTCAAAATAGTGCCCCTGGATATAAAATGGGAAGTTGCACGTTTATACTAATTTCGAATAATCATACATATGTAAGTAACGAAGAGTGGATTTGCTGAAATCACAAATGCTCGTTATGTAAATAGGGAGAAGATTATCGCTAGCTACAGAAGAGAAGCCTCCTTACATGCGAGCTGGAGTCCACTGGATCTTGTGCCCCAGCGCACTTCCCAGCCGAGCCCGCGCCCGCTGCACGCACCTCCACCCGCAGGAACTCCTTGGACTGGCCCCGCACGATCCCGCCGCCCTTCCTGCTCAGCTGCGACGTGACCTCCTCGTCCCACCCTCCGGGGCAGCGGTCCATGGCCCTCCGCAGCAGGCTGGAGTCGCTGGAGCACGCCTCGTCGGCCGTCTCGGAGAAGTTGCCGCCGTAGCAGTCCTCGGGCATCCCCCACGACGCGACGCTCTCCTCCTCGCCGTCCTCCCACTCGTCGGAGTCCGCCGCCGAGAGGAGCGCggggtggcggccgagcaggCCCGAGTGGCGCGTCCCCGTGGTCCGCACGGGCGGGAGGCCCTTGGGCGAGAAGAAACCGGCGCCGCACGCCCTGGCGTGCAGCGCGGGGCTCCTCGGCGACGCCGCCACCTGCCCCAGCGGAGGCCGCTCCGCCAGCGGcgaccgcggcggcgcgggggcgggggagTCCGTGCCCTGCTTGATCCAGCTGATCGCCGACTCGTCGAGGCCCTCCGTGAACATCATCGTCGCCGTCTGCTGTGGAGGAGCGGGGATCCGGTAGCGGATTGATGGGTCTCGCGATCGGGAATCGCCGGATTGAGGCAAGCGGATTGGGGATTTGGGGATTGGTGAGGAGGGAGGGGACAGGAGTCGGGAGGGGGCGTAGTAGTAGGAGCAGCAGCCGAGGAGGGAGGTGGGAGGAGGTAGTGGGGGAAGTGGGgggttgtaacggctagttcctCGGGCGCGGGTTTGATGGGGTCTACGCTGCTGAGCTGGACAGCGCTCAGCGCAGCCTGGCCTGGGCTCGCGGGGCCCACGTGTCAGTGCGGATTTGATAGGTGGGATTGTTTCTGTTAGACtaagggtgcgttcgtttcctggggtctaaagtttagaggggtcacatcaaaaagaatcttgtcatttagaaatattaaataaagtctaattacaaaactaattgcagaaccccagtgctaattcgcgagacgaatctaatgaggtatattaatccatgattagcggatgattactgtagcatcactgtgtcAAATattggattaattaggctcattaaatttgtctcgcgaattagcacccagctgtgcaaaaagttttataattagactttatttaatatttttaaatgacaagattctctttgatgtgatgggtctaaaatttagagggcaGGAAACGAACACGCTCTAACTTCAATGGGCAATATGCAAATATATATGAAGCAGTATAATCTCATAAAATGCATGACGCTGGATACTGTGCATTGCAAAACGAATCTCCAAAGGAGCATGCATATCTGACACATATTTTGCACTTGTGGAGAGAGGGAATGTAAAAATACATCCTCACTCTCCTCAACGCATCTCTGCACACACCAACTGTCAAGAAGCGGAAGACGACTCCGGCCTGGCGAAAAGAGTGAATCTGACGCGGGAGTCAACTGACGGAGCCCGATGCATGTCCCCCGTTGGAGCTCCTTATTTTTGCATGCCGCATGCATTCACTGTACACGGTACACACAGTGCCTTTTGCAAATGCATTTGCATGAGGTCCGTTGAAGTCAGTCTTATTGATGGATAATTTACTCTACAAGGACCTGTTGGTGTTTCTTCAAATGGATCAAAGTCCACCGAACTGAAAATTTCCGATACAATGTCCGGTGGTGATGCCCAGCATCCGAGAGATCGCGATGACAGGATCAAATTCCGATCAACGGCGAGCTCACTTTGGCATGTGTTTGCTTCGCCACACTTGGAAAGTGGTCGCGTCCAACATGAAAACACAAAGCGTGGCTTACTTTGGAGAGGGTGAATATACCACCAATTGTAAATTGATCTATAATAAGTAAGTAGTGGTGGTAACGAATTATGGTCTAGTGTTCTTTTCGCATTCCAACTTGATTTTTATATATTTGTAACTCAAAATCAAATTGTATAAGATTAGAATCCGATCCTTTTTAGATCCGGTCCTTAGATTATCTTGACTAAAATTTGAGATCCTTTAGAGTATCCCCAACATCTCCAACAGATTACTCGTTTCTCTCTCTAATACAAAAAATTAATATTTTAATGATTGGAGGTGCTCCAACAAATTACTAATCCAATTTCCAATACCTAAAATTTTTTGTTAATCACCAAAACATACCTCCCTCCACCTAAATAAAAGGGATTTATCCTTCTACCTTATTCTTGGTGATTGTATTTTGGTAGTCTGCTGCAGCAACCATTactaaaaatataaaaatataaaattagttATTAGCAATGAAGAAAGAGAGTATATTTTAGATATAAGGTATGAGTAGTCTGTTGGATATGCTCTTACCACTCTAATAATGAGTCTCAAAAAGATTCTCTAAAAAACAATTCCATAGAGATAAAGATTGGTAAAGATTAAATCAAAATATCACTATCAATTAATTCTAACTAATTGCATCTTACTATGGTAGTCACGTTCTCCAAATATATTCTGACCGCACATTAGACTGCCTATCAATTGCATCTAATCTACAGATTGTCAGCGTCATGACATGTAACGGTAGATTAAAGTGTTCTAGCAATTAGAAACCGGACGCGCTACCCTCACTAAGTCCGCCGCCCACACATGACTAGAAATCAGCTGGTGACTTGGTCGCCATGGTTGCTTAGGCGTCGAGCTCTAGGGGTTTCTTATTGATTTATTTAGTCTGCCTGGTCGGAGTAGCTTGGACGTCCTTGTCCTTGTGTTCCATGCTCGCTACTAATCTTTCATCTTCCTTTCTGAACGAATTAATCTTCAATTTCTTGCCTACAACGATCTAATGGTTGTTCAATACAGCAGGACTGAAGCCAGACCATGAGCCACGGAATTATCAGCAGTGAACACACGAGCACGGAAGGAGGAAGGATGAGTcctcaagaaaaaaaaaaagccaCACATCTCTTTCATCACAGCATGGTGTTTGGTAGGAGTAACACTTAATTTCTTCATCTAAAAACGGAGTAACACTGATGGTATCCAAGCAGGACTGTCCTCAGAAAGAAAATCAAAGGGAAAGGAGAGCTAAAAGAaagcagcaggcagcagccaTGGGCACAGTGGAGCAAAGCTTTCAGCTTCTTATTTTTACACGCTTCGCCCGGCCCGTGCGCGCGTGGGTATGTACAGcgccgcgcacgccggcgagcctCTGCTCACGCGGGGCTGGTGCGCGTGCTCGGTCAGGAGAGGTAGGTGCCGCAGAcgccggcgcccgcgcggcAGCCTCCGCAGCCGCAGCCCTTCCCGCCGACGAACACCGGTCCGCTCGCGCGCCCGCGCTTCCCTCCGGCGGAGGAGCCGGCCGCCGCGAAGATGATCATGGAGAGGAGCGAGAGGCACGCGATGGCGACGCAGAACACGACGTCGCCGCCCGCGACGCCCGGGGCCACGACGCCGGCGCGGGGCTCGAACACGACGCCGCCGCCTGCCATTCGCAGcgccctctcactctctctgaCTCGCTGTCGAGAATTCTTCTAGCTTGCTCGACCGGCGCGGAGCTCAGCGTAACGAGGCGTAGAGCGAGCGGATGGAGACGGCGAGCTGCGCGGGTCGCGGGTTATAAAGGCGAATCGACCCTTGGCGCTGCGCTGCGGCTGATTAAATGCGGAGGCGCGCGCGCTGTCGCggtcgtcggcggcggcggacaggTGACGCGCGGGGAAGCTTCCACGCGTGCCAGCGCCGGTCGGATCAAACCAGGTGCTCCGATCCGGCGTTGCAACCGGCGACAATTCGCGAAATGAtatcattttttttttgaaaggaagAAAATGATACATCATACCGAATGCTTTTATCTTTatcttcatttttttttcttcaagTGAAATAAGGTTTGTTAGAACGGATTAGTTTATGCCCAGGCCAACATCGTCTGCTAATTGGAGGACCTGTTCGGTGGCGCGGCGGTGCGCTAGTGCTCCAAATCTCCAATAATGGAGGGGACAGATTGGtattccgtttggttggatgtTGAAGACGCTTTCGTTTGGACCCTTAACTACATTTGATTAGCTCAATTAATATGACGTTTTATTAGAGAacaaaaagagaaaaagaaatgggaaGAATCGGCATTCATCAACGACCTTGGTAATTTCGCGCGTACCAAGTCTTCACGTACCCGGCAGGGCAGCCCACAGATTTGACACGAGAGGCTGGACTGGACTGGACCCTCAAGTCTCCTTACCACCCAGCACAGAGGTTTGGCATTCTTCAGGACTACGTTACGGTCTCCAGCCTACCTGCCGGACGGTCACCTTGGCCGGCGCGTGGGCGTTCAGGGCCGGCGACGCGATCCGCCGGGTGGCAGGCGGAGAGGCATGTGCGGCTCCCCAGGGCAATCTCCGCGCGGTCTTTGCTTGACTtcagaggagaggagaggactGGCTGTGGCTGATGCGGACGACGCCATGACGGTGGCGGCAACCGTACGCCGGTCATGGCAGGGCGCCCGCATGGGAATGGCCCTCGTGATTGGTGATGGGTCGATGGATCGAAAAGAGCGGGTCAAAATGGTCCAGCGGTGGAATTTGGATTGGGTAACGAGAAGCTGTATGCCGTATTGGTCCAACTGCTCAGGCTATATGATAGTATGAATATGCATGGTATTCCACGACGGAGTTGACTGTATATGGCGTGTCTATTTGGAGGATGATGCTTGGAATAAAACACAGGAAGAAATTGGAAACACACAACACATGAATTTGCCCGTAGGTCGTACTCGGACATATTTTTAGATGCATTCGTGCTCTTTTGTTTCTCTTAACTACTCTCAGTGTATGGGTGTACTGCACAGTTATTAAAACTAAGGACTAACTAGAGGAGTGTCGTATCGATGAAACTCCTCTCTCATCATACGAAACTGTATTTTCTCTTTCCTTATAATTACCCTGCTATGTTAGTAAAATTGCTGATGTGGCACAATATTTTATGCCTACgaaacttcttatgaaaatcccACTGAGATTAGCTTGCCCGCAAGCTCTCACCTTCTTTGGCTATAGTTCTCTTCTTCACCATTTAGGTGGGGTCCAAAAAGTGGTTTTTTGTTTAGAAGCAGGCGAGTTTCCTTGACCGTAGTTCTTCTGTTTCATTTGGTTGTTCGACGGTTAACATATCATTTCTCTCTCCGTATTATAAGACGATGACTAAAGACCTCACTCCTCCATTAGAGATGAACCAAGCCACTGGGTATGAGCTTCCCTATCGTCCATCTCCTGTTCTTATGGTGATAGCCGTGGTTTGAAATCATACGGGGGTTAAAGTTGTGCAATTTTAATATTTTAAGGTGAAACATTTCTAGATTTCAAGTTCAGAGGGCTATAAGTAAACTCAAACATTAGGTGAAAAGCGGAATATGAACTCATTCCTAACGTAAATTGCAACATGCATGATTGGGAGAGACAAATGTTTTTCTCCTAGTAGAGATTGCTATGGTTTTCTCTTTGGCTACACAAAACGGTAGTAGACATTGTTATAAAAAAAAAAGGCAGCAGACATCCATTGATTTcctaaattttattttaaagtatgttgtaacaaaagaaaaatataaaatgAAAAACATTATGTCATAATCTCTCAATGCTCATCAGATAGACAACTTTATGAGACAAGTCTTCGTTCAAATTGGCTTCGACAATCTCCAAGGAACAACACGTGATCATGACTGCCTTCAATCTTCAGCCTGCTCTCATGCCGCAGCCGACCGATAGGCAGGCTCCCCAGGCGATAGCCCTGCTATCATGCCGCAGCCGAGGCAGAGCTCAGACGGAACACATCTCTATTAGCATTGATCTCATCAGATATGGTTCAACTACCATGTCGGACTCGTCCTGATCAGGGTGCCCAACCCAACACGGTTGGCGGACCTCCGTCGCGCACAGCTATAAAGGGGAAAGGGAGCACATGGCCTGAGGTTCACCAAAATAGCACAATCCTAGATCCCAATCGATCTAGTGCTGAAGCGATGGGAAGTCCGCCGCCCTCTGCAGCGCGCCGTCGTCACTACTACATCGTCTCCAACCTCGTcaccacctcgccgtcggccaCCTCGTCGATCTCAACCTCGACTTTGCCGTCAACTCCTCTACAATGAAAACCGACGGTCCTCtactcctccctctcctctctcctctcttcctctctctcggTTTCATCTTTCAGATGTAAACCATATTTTTACTCACTGTTAATAATGAAATACCTGCTTATCTACTCCTAGAAGGTCCTAGGATTTTAACAATGGTATAAGTAAGCCTCACCTAGTGAGCAGATTAAGATGgggaagaaaaagagagaaaaagaagaaCAAAGAGAGGGGATTCGATCTCGAATCGAAGAAGCAACCGTTAAAATCTAAACCTAACCAAGAGAAACCGCCGGCGGGACCTACTTGTGGGTCTCACCATCGCCCCCACTGCAGGCTGTCGCCGCGACGCCGTGCAAGAAGACAAGATGAGACACTGCTTGTCATCACTTCGTCGGCACAGGGCTCGCGCTGGCGCGCCATCGTAAGGCCGCATGACAGCGATGTGCTCCCCTTGGGCgagcgcgcgccggcgaggggccTCGCGACGGCGccaccaccggccaccgccgccaccgcgccTACAAGAGGGAAGGTCGGGGGGAGGAGAAAATGAGAAAGGGGTGCTCGGCTCGCCGGCCTTGGAGCCGATGGTCGGACCGACGACGCGCCCGCGTGCATATCATCGGCGGCACCAGCACCGGCATGGGCCGGGAGAGCAGCGCGGCGGGGTGacgtcggcggcggccgggcacCTGCCGGGCGaacctagggttagggttccagAGGCCAGCAGGCAACCTTATGTACCCCCAAAGACCATGCCAGGCCGTCCGATCACAGCCAACGGCTGAGATCAAGGCAAGCGGGGAGGTGCGCCATGGTGGGCCGATTTGGCAGCCCGGCCATCGGTTGCTGGGCCTTAGGCCCATGACGAGACGAGCCGAGCTGGAAGCTGGCCGTTGGGCTAGAGCTAGCCGTGGCCAGCGAGCCGAGCCGCAGGCGCGCGTGACCGCAAGCAAGACGGGCCGAGCCGCAGGcaggctgtcggtgttttaccgccacgtccaccgagggatacccccgaggtggtgagtttgtaggtagggtgtcgcagagatcaggaactcaaaggtgcaaaggaacacaaggtttagacaggttcgggccgccgagagtgtaatatcctacgtcctatgtggtttgttttgcctttgatgatgagtGTGTGATCTTCTAGGTGATTACCTGGATGATCGCTGGGGTACCCCCTGGAGGGAGTcttgtgtcagacccggggccaccgggctgggcatgtcacgaagtttaaaggattaagcccgtcttatctcttattcattttgtttatctcttatttatcccgtttaaataggagatagagttaaccaacacggagaggatctactcgagatatgttctggtatgatccctttACAGaggttggttagtatctttgtaactctgacctctcgggtatataagggaggtcagggacccccctcaaaacagaagatcattaggtcattctacaccaaagagaatacaaaccaccatacaggacgtagggtgttacgctccgtgcagcccgaacctgtctaaagtcttgtgttctttgcaccttcgagttcctgatctcggcgttccctcacccaaaacttaccaccttgggtatatccctcggtgggcagccggttaaacaccgacagctggcgtgccaggtaggggagcgcgtcgaagatccgccggcgagctcgatggcatctttctagttcgccaggtggtggattgctaccttcacgcatgtgcatcgacggatcgattcatcgagttcgagatcggatccttcagcgaacggctacatggACCTCGACTAcccggctcgacttcaccttgcgCTGCAACGTCAATGCACTgcggccgtcgacctcgacgacccggctcaacttcggcttgtgctgcaatatccgcgcgcggcagcaacgtgttcgactacttcgacttcgcgaggacgatcggcagctcgccgacgactacatcaactactcgtctcggcttgaaaactagtcggaatcggttccaactagtcgagcttcatcaacaaatcgtcgcagcttcatcaacgagctccacggcttcgtcgacattcgtccacgaatcaagctaagtgatttataccttttccgacttgttcttcacaagatcggctaccttttttggtacgcctctcgacgggcatgaaaccctcgggggctacaccatgatcgattacttgtccgtgtatgactctcgatgggcatgaaaccctcgggggctacaccatgatcgattacttgtccgtgtatgactctcgatgggcatgaaaccctccagagctacacttcgccgattatctttgcgcactgcgcatcctctttgtcgcatgacgacttctttgtcttctcttaacggttgctaaagtactcgggtagcacgcgccttaatccgtgaaacctcgactcttctgtaagcctatgctcctacgcgtgcatgcggctaagctccctacgctatggtctacggccatcagggatcaggtgcttaaacgtaagaggctaactgcccggggaaattacatggcctagcaagagcaagacgcgaaatttttacaccgaataaattttggtgtatttatattattactgagtactactcggtatcttcgcattatgctacataatgtatgcattgtcttttttcatatcaagcttcggcaacaaccctccaggcagcacggcgtgccatcacagttctgctagttcccaggcttgggggctgggcgatgcgcactactcgacatggctccttcggctctcctggctcgtaagctcgggggccggacgccgcaaaactactcgaagaagactcgtatgaagactgagagtgcagaagaaaccttaagtcaccgcgcggttaaataaaccagcgggaggcttactTTCATTATGCAGaaagcgaagagtttttctcggaattttagagtaacaccaatgccacgattcttggatcctttttcccaaacctgggagatttgggttcaaggctcgggggctgcggggtacgtggcatcgactacttatttttcgactacttatttttcgaatttattcgaagagtaggtaaggaggattacagacaaatgggaccctcagcctgattctccgattcaacctgaggctcgggggctactccatatggagtgcgatttttaaattgcacaccataacaaaaattcggggcatgagcacctcatagcttcgatgcagccaagcaagtactcgaagaaggacttcaagacgaagcttcagaagaagtcgaagactgcttcgaaagtactcgataagcctgcagtactcagctacgaagagctcgggggcttgtcagacccggggccaccgggctgggcatgtcacgaagtttaagggattaagcccgtcttatctcttattcattttgcttatctcttgtttatcccgtttaaataggagatagagttaaccaacacgaagaggatctactcgagatatgttctggtatga
Coding sequences within it:
- the LOC112902029 gene encoding uncharacterized protein LOC112902029 isoform X2 — protein: MMFTEGLDESAISWIKQGTDSPAPAPPRSPLAERPPLGQVAASPRSPALHARACGAGFFSPKGLPPVRTTGTRHSGLLGRHPALLSAADSDEWEDGEEESVASWGMPEDCYGGNFSETADEACSSDSSLLRRAMDRCPGGWDEEVTSQLSRKGGGIVRGQSKEFLRVEVRAAGAGSAGKCAGAQDPVDSSSHGHYFEEQKFQTPSAPPIAGDEDEVMFDAVETAETSGGPERTGLSSVADILAHDVHELPTSSNFHEHGVQMPYVENNLLAQIPSFTINVQNAWQSFVAYDACFRLCLNAWARNCMEAPEFLRDECMVLRSAFGIQNFLLHPRHSSQVDGKQVYDKDGSCTIKGRKLVKQIEIEVKKIRVVPHRPKLRATSSFRNLYMQAGSDYVRQISKVLKSQVTMLTSTSSTSLPEEMFTCTLELQSSCRGHQRDSISPQYLKPGTGESQLFYLESQGDVIIVEVQDNNRVVIGRAKIQVSSITDTQDEIIRWWPLYLEDQECVGKIQLCMNLSMTSNNYGSEKMLQGGPAVDTIIYDMVLEAAMRAQSFNSKMLHISGSWKWLLDEFADYYGVSDAYRKLRYLSYIMNVAIPTKDCLELIHELLLPIMKAREDRTLTRQERSIMLDCEDRIKSLLAAVFENYKSLDEHSPTGLSDLYGPMSDCAAPALTPAVQIFSILHDILSKEAQDILRNYLQTAAAKRCRRHMIETDEFLSSNNDSLLTDPMTISAAYLKMKTLCMNISCEIQADIKIHNQNILPSSIDLTNIAASIYSTELCKRLKGFLSSSPPSRPLQHVAELIIATADFERDLHSWQVRPVHGGVVSRELFHDYIMVWIEDTRLHLLDNCKAEKTSCPAVSTISPFVEQMYEQIKESIHEFGVVINRWPQYLMSLESAVADVEREIMKALEKQYMETLMPLRDGIPKYLEKQVQRLTRRQSLAPYAVPSQLGAFMNTVKRMLDVLHCRVEDILKSWAAYLTITSGNNVFGEQMNSITVMLKKKYKNYLKAIVDKLVSNAQANRNTRLKRILEETREADGESDIRERMQAVRLQLSDSIQNLHEVFSSRIFVAICRGVWDRLGQIVLRFLESRKENRIWFRGSDYALRILDDVFASEMQKLLGNALQDKDLDPPQSVIDARSILC
- the LOC112902029 gene encoding uncharacterized protein LOC112902029 isoform X1 codes for the protein MMFTEGLDESAISWIKQGTDSPAPAPPRSPLAERPPLGQVAASPRSPALHARACGAGFFSPKGLPPVRTTGTRHSGLLGRHPALLSAADSDEWEDGEEESVASWGMPEDCYGGNFSETADEACSSDSSLLRRAMDRCPGGWDEEVTSQLSRKGGGIVRGQSKEFLRVEVRAAGAGSAGKCAGAQDPVDSSSHGHYFEEQKFQTPSAPPIAGDEDEVMFDAVETAETSGGPERTGLSSVADILAHDVHELPTSSNFHEHGVQMPYVENNLLAQIPSFTINVQNAWQSFVAYDACFRLCLNAWARNCMEAPEFLRDECMVLRSAFGIQNFLLHPRHSSQVDGKQVYDKDGSCTIKGRKLVKQIEIEVKKIRVVPHRPKLRATSSFRNLYMQAGSDYVRQISKVLKSQVTMLTSTSSTSLPEEMFTCTLELQSSCRGHQRDSISPQYLKPGTGESQLFYLESQGDVIIVEVQDNNRVVIGRAKIQVSSITDTQQDEIIRWWPLYLEDQECVGKIQLCMNLSMTSNNYGSEKMLQGGPAVDTIIYDMVLEAAMRAQSFNSKMLHISGSWKWLLDEFADYYGVSDAYRKLRYLSYIMNVAIPTKDCLELIHELLLPIMKAREDRTLTRQERSIMLDCEDRIKSLLAAVFENYKSLDEHSPTGLSDLYGPMSDCAAPALTPAVQIFSILHDILSKEAQDILRNYLQTAAAKRCRRHMIETDEFLSSNNDSLLTDPMTISAAYLKMKTLCMNISCEIQADIKIHNQNILPSSIDLTNIAASIYSTELCKRLKGFLSSSPPSRPLQHVAELIIATADFERDLHSWQVRPVHGGVVSRELFHDYIMVWIEDTRLHLLDNCKAEKTSCPAVSTISPFVEQMYEQIKESIHEFGVVINRWPQYLMSLESAVADVEREIMKALEKQYMETLMPLRDGIPKYLEKQVQRLTRRQSLAPYAVPSQLGAFMNTVKRMLDVLHCRVEDILKSWAAYLTITSGNNVFGEQMNSITVMLKKKYKNYLKAIVDKLVSNAQANRNTRLKRILEETREADGESDIRERMQAVRLQLSDSIQNLHEVFSSRIFVAICRGVWDRLGQIVLRFLESRKENRIWFRGSDYALRILDDVFASEMQKLLGNALQDKDLDPPQSVIDARSILC
- the LOC112874984 gene encoding uncharacterized protein LOC112874984, producing the protein MAGGGVVFEPRAGVVAPGVAGGDVVFCVAIACLSLLSMIIFAAAGSSAGGKRGRASGPVFVGGKGCGCGGCRAGAGVCGTYLS